gaaagaaagcaaataaaaagtcTATAGCTTTAGTTCAACTTATACTTCTTTTCAAACAtcatcattttttcccttcatatCCCTGGTTTATTACATTTTACTACCAGAAAGCATTCCTGAATCACATAAATATGTATGACCTTTAAGAAATATTCTCACATAATGTAATTCTAACAAGCCATTCATctgacattaaaagaaaatcatccttcaaacaatataaaaatagaaccaaAATTCAAAATCCCAGAGTAAGAGAATTTCTTCTGTAATATTCTAGGAAATAGTctttagaaagagggagaaattaaTGCAGATGGGaaagaaaagttaataatttCAGAGTCATTCTCCCTCAGAAATATAAATTCTGGCTTGATATCTTCATAATCACAAGTCCCTATTGATATCCTTTCTAAACAAAATCCAACAGAAAAGACATACCCTTATCTGAGCACTCTTTGAACTCCATAGCCGAgattataaaatgaacaaaaaggctATTTGTCTGCATGAACTGCTAAATTCCAAACACTGAAATTAAGAATCTAATTTTACTTCTCATTCAAGATCTTAGACTTTAACCCATTTCCAATCAACCCAGAAGAGATAGCCCTGATTACAAGCTATAAAGTCCCTGACTTTTTCCTCTCAAACCTTCCTTGGCACTATCTAGAGTCATGTTATcagtcaaaaccacaataagttTTTGTAGTCTAGCCAAACTAATGAAGTACTAACTTATGGCCCACCCCTTGCTCTAGTTTCCTattaacttttaatttcattgaacCCAGTCTCTTCCTATTTtccctctgtttgttctctacGGTAAATCTCTCCCTCTTAGGAATAGTCTCTATATTTTAcccatgtattttattaatttttattataaacaaattGTTTGACCTCTATTAATACCATTTGGGCATACCTTTGGTCTACAAATAAAGAAGTCAAGAGCTTTGACTTACTATCAATGAGTTCTGAACTAGCTGAGGATTACAAATGTAACAGTAACAGGcaacaaaatactttttcttgGGCACAATTTCTACTTTTGGAATTTGGGCAACACCAAATCTCCCACTCATTATGTTCTCCTCCTTAACTAATTCACAGGGGCTCTTGAGATAGCTATAGAATGGAGTGTTAGTGGGATTTTACATGGTCAGGAAATAAAACACTATATCTATTAAACCATTGAgtccttatttatttgaggtgatAGAGAACTTTAAAAGGATaagatggggatgcctgggttgctcagtggttgggtacctgccttcagctcaggtcgtgatcccgggctccaggactgagtcctgcatggggctccctgtgaggagcctgcttctccctctgcctgtgtctctgcctctctctctctcagcctgtgtctttcataaataaataaataaaatcttaaaaataaaataaaatataaataaataaatagatagataagcTGAAGGAGGgatgcctacgtggctcagtggttgagcatctgccttaggctcagggtgtgatcccggggtcctgggatcgagtcccatatcgggttccccgtggggagcctgcttctccctctgcctatgtccctgcctctctgtgtgtgtatgtctcctgaataaatatataaaatcttaaaaaaaaatggataagctGAAGGAAACTAAGAGTAAAtataatttccttaattttaagaaattctgaTCGGCGAAATACTCCACAAAACATGAAAACACAAGCTAAGGTGCTTATGCTTATGCCTCAcataaaattgattaaatattattaagaagtgggaaacagtatggaaattcctcaaaaaattaaaaatcaaattaccacgtgatccagtaattccactactagatatttacacaaagaaaatgaaaacagtaatttgaaaagatatatgaacccctatgtttattgtagcattatttacaatagccaagataaggaagcaactcaagtgtccattgatagatgactagataaagaagtggtaggtatatacaatggaatattaatcaggcataaaaaaaagaatgaaattttgccattcacaacaacatTAATAGAACtatagagtataatgctaagtgaaatgtgtcagtcagggaaagacaaacaccatatgctttcactcatataaggaatttaagaaataaagcaaatgaagaaactaagaagaaaaagaaacaaaaaacagactcttaaatgtaGAGAACAAACAAATGGTTTCCAGAAGGAAGGTAAGTGGGGGGGATGGGTCaaatagataaaagggattaGGAGTACATTTACCTTGATACGTATTAAGTAATGTATCTCTGAACTACTGAATCatactgtacacctgaacctaataagatatattaattaaatataataaatacaacaaatattgtttaaaagtTCAAATTCAATTCAAAGTTCAACTCAaagttcagcggtttagcgccgcctgcagcctgggtgtgatcctagagatctgggatggagtcccacgtccggcttcctgcgtggagcctgcttctccctctgcctgtgtctctgcctctctctctctctctttctgaataaataaatacataaatctttaaaaattaaaaattaaaaaaataaaagttccccttaaaaaagaattattaaacagaatacataaagaattcctaaaaaatcaatttataaaaatctCAGTTGAACATGAGAAAAGACTTAAACAGGGacttaacagaaaagaaaacacaagtatAATCATATGGAAAAAAGGCTTAATttcattagtcatcagaaaaatgcaaatttaggagtgtctgaatggctcagtcagtgagcatcagactcttggttttggctcaggtcatgatcttagggttgtgaaattgagccccacatcaggctccatgctggtgtggggcacctgcttaagattctctccctctccctcgccccttccccacccgcctccctctttttttccctctctaaaaaataagttaatgaatgaatgaattaaaatgcaCATTTAAATCATGGGGTGTATTTATACCTATAAGATTGACAAAAATTGTAAACTCTGAatatagggacccctgggtggctcagcagttgagcatctgccttcagctcagggcatgatcctggagtcctaggatcgagtcccacaccgggcttcctgtgaggagcctgtttctccctctacgtctctgcctgtctctctgactttcataattaaataaataaaatttttaaataaataaataattaattaattgattaattaattaattctgaaaATATAAGAGTTGGTTAAGAAGTGGATCACCaagagacacctggatggctgagcagtggagcttctgcctttgcttggggcgtgatcccagagtccgagatcaagtcccgcactgggctccctgcgaggagcctgcttctccctctgcctgtctttgcttctgtctgtgtgtctcttattcatgaatgaatgaataaataaataaataaataaataaaatcttaaaaaaaaaaggaagaagaagtggATCACCAAGACCCTACTAGAGGAATGTAAATGGATGCAATCACTTTAGAAAGTAATTTGGCATATCTATTAAATGTGATGATATGAATAACTTTTGACCCAGTGATTGCATTTCCAGAGATACACCCAACAAAAATGTATACACAAGTGCATGAGGAgttatacataaatattcatagcagcatttttcaagatattaaaaactggaaacaaccaaatatccattaacaataaaatagatgACTAGATTTTGGCCTAGTTATAGAGCAGAATACTATGAAGCCCAgcattaaaaataagtgaatcaaaacaataaaaataaaagaatcataacTACATTCAACTCTGggtgaatctcacaaacataatattAAGTGTTAGATGCCAGAcataaatgaattataaatttattttttaatagtaagaTTATAACTTTAATCCaaatatcagtaattacattaaaagtCAATGATATAATACCACAGTTTAAAGATACTGGAATATTTGaaataacacatatatatatagatataaacatGGATATAGTTTcttgaatatattaatataaaaaagactaaaagtaaAGTTTAGAGCATAAAATGCCATGCAAacacaaaccaaaagaaaaacgATATAGCTATACTAATATCATTaaaccttaattttatttttttcttaaagattttatttacttattcatgagagacatacagagagagagagagagagagagagagagaagcagagacacaggcagagggagaagcaggctccatgccgggagcctgctgtgggacttgatcccgggaccccaggatcatgccctgggccaaaggcaggtgctaaactgctgagccagccaggtgtccctaaacctCAACTTTAGTGAAAGAAGTAGAGCTAGATCTAAAGAGGAACATTTTACAATAACAAAGGGTTAATTTGTTAGGAAGATAATGGCAATTCTGAATTTATAGAGCTtcgaaatatataaaacacagctTGTAATCATAAAAGGACAGATATAAAATCATGTAGGGAGATGGTACTATGCTGCTTTCACTAACTGATACAGCAAAcatataaaaaaacatataaaaaatccttaaagataaaatgatatcaaaaacatgattaacAAACTAGAactaattaaatatacatatttgtatatacttgaaatataaagtatgtatatacatgtaatatactCATACAGAGTGCATATACTCATACAGAAAATGTAGCACCTAAGAATTCCAGAATACTggaattctatttaaattcaattaatcaatttataatgtattattggtttcagaggtagaggtcagtgactcaccaatcttatataacacccagtgctcattacactatgtgccctccttaatgtccatcacccagttatcccatccctccccactcacctcctctccagcaaccctcaatttgtttcctgtgattcttttatggtttgtttccctctcagatttgtctgattttttcctctcttcccctatgatcctcttttatttcttatattccacatttgagtgagatcatatgatacttTCTCTGATTATTTTGCTTATCTTATTTGCTTATCTtcttgtatttacttatttgctttcttcttatatcttctagttccatccacctcactgcaaatggcaagatttcaggttttttgatgactgagtaatattctattgtatatataccacatctttatccattcatctgtcaatggacatctgggctctttcttttgtggacattgctgcttatAAACACTGTGGTTCAGGcaccccttcagatcactacatttgtatctttagggtaaatgcccagcagtgcaattgctgggtcatagggtagctatattttcaactttttgaggaacctccatactattttccagagtagctgtaccagcttgtattcccaccaacattacaagagagttcccctttctccgcaacCTCGCCAAcatgttgtttcctgacttgttaattttagccattccgaccactatgaggtggtatctcattgtggttttgatttgtatttccctgatggcaagtgatgttcagcattttgggattaaggtaatgctggcctctgaatcataaatttatatattctaaaaaactacagaacataCTTAAAGAgtaaattcttatatttttttatttattttttacagagtaaatttttaaacaaaagcaaaaaagaaatcaccaaaaGAGTCAGGACTgtagtgaaaaattaaaagaagttctcaaaaaaaaaaaaaaaaaaaaaagaagttctcatTGAGAGATTGTaagtaaatggatgaaaaataatatacctaaaaaataataataataatataccttGCAACACTAAGCATAAGGAACCCAAAGTGACTATATAAATGTCAGATGAAATAGACTTCAATATGAAGAGTATTATCAGAGGTAAAAAAATGACAAGTTCATAAACATCATAAACCCTAATAATGGATTCCAAATATATGGAGCAAAATTTGACAGAATCaaagacagaaataaacaatTCCATAATCATGGTtaaagattttaacattttttcccccagcaaTTGATAGAACAACTTGATAAAAACCAGTAAAAGCATAAATTTAAACAACACTATCAATGACCTTGATCTAATTAATATTTATGGAACACTAACACAACAACTTCAATCACACTTAGTATATTCAAGATAAACCATACACTGCGTTGTAATCTTAATAATGCAAAAATGCTGAACTCAGAGTATTTTCTCTGGCcacaatagaattaaattaaaaatgaataaaaaagaagatatgtAGAATATCTTATTCCTTATTTattcccaaatatttgaaaatcaaacacACTTCTAATAATCACATCagagattagaaaatattttaaactgaatgaTGATggaagtacaaaatgaaaatatttgtaggaTGAAGCTAAagctaaaaagagaaatttataattttagtgaACTTATATTGGAAAAGCGGCCCAAAATTAATGGCCCAAGTCTTTATCTTAAGAAGTTAGGggaaaggggcagccccggtggcacagcggtttagcactgcctgcagcccagagcgtgatcctctagacccaggattgagtcccatgtcaggctctccccctctctctgtgtgtctctatgaataaataaataatcttagaagaagaagaagaagaagaagaagaagaagaagaagaagaagaagaagaagaagaagaagaagaagaagaagaagaagaagaagaagaagaaaggaagaggaagaggaagaagtagaagaagTTGAAGTTGTTGAAGTTGTTGTTGTtagggggggaaaaaggaaaaaaaaaaaaaggaaagtaagcccaaagtaagaagaaaggaaataagaaaagcatattatcaatgaaatagaaaataaatagaaattaacaaaGAGAAATTTGATTCTTTGAGAAACCTGAGAAAATTGACAAACTACAAGCCAGAGTGatcaaataaaaagataaactaaaatgacaaataccccaAATGAAAGAGGGCTTGTCACTGCAGATCCAATagacattaaaaggaaaataggagggatccctgggtggtgcagcggtttggcgcctgcctttggcccagagcgcgatcctggagacccaggatcgaatcccacatcgggctcccggtgcatggagcctgcttctccctctgcctgtgtctctgcctctctttctctctgtaactatcataaataaataaaaatttaaaaaaaaaaaaaaggaaaataggagattaacaactttatgccaactaatttgacaacttagatgaaatgaataaatccttataaaatacaatttaatgaAGAACTGTTTCAAAGTAAAGGAGATTAAGTAAAACTGATAACAAAAATGCAAAGCATGAATCAAGGTTTAATCCTGGATCAGGAGGTGAAATTACTTTGAAGGTCATTACTGGGACCATAGGTgaaatttgaaaatgaacaaTGTATGATTAGTGTTGCTtcaatgttaaatattttgaattttatatatccCAATGGAAAAGAAATTTGATAGTACAGCTGCAGTGTCCTTACTGTACAACTAAGACTAGCAATGGAATTCTGTGGAATCAGAAGTTAATTTAAATTGAGACTACTTTTGAACTTAGACATCATTCAAGTAAAAACGTTAGGACTTTTGCACTGTGAAATAAcctaataaaagtaaaatagaaatgtaaCTGAAGATAAGATTAAGTTCAtgtggggatcccagggtggctcagcggtttggcgcctgccttcggtccagggtgtgatcctggagtccctggatcgagtcctgcatcaggctccctgcatggagcctgcttctccctctgcctgtgtctctgcctctctctctctcagtctttgtctcttatgaataaataaataaaatattaaaaaaaaaaagattaagttcaTGTGTGTAAGTGTAACTGAGTTCAACATATATGTCACATAATACTTAGGATAACAGAAAGCATGCTGATGGGATTACAAATCAAAGAAGTAGGAAAGGGGTgcctcagtcaggagagcatgtgactcttaatcttggggtcatgagttcaagccccatgttgcatgtagagcttacttaaaaaaaaaaaaaaataccgctGAAAGGACGACTtgagatgaataaatatttgtaaaacaaaaaacaagggagcAGGACCAACTTGCCCATTCCTAGGTTCAGGGTCAAGAAATTtacagtgggggatccctgggtggcgcagcggtttagcgcctgcctttggcccagggcgcgatcctggaaacccgggatcgaatcccacgtcgggctcccggtgcatggagcctgcttctccctctgcctatgtctctgcctctgcctctctctctctctctctctctctctctgtgtgactatcataaataaataaaaattaaaaaaaaatttacagtggAATAGCTTCCACTTCTAAGAGGTTTATGGCACACCAATACTCAAACTaaaaaagacagatttttaaaaatagataaaaaatgaaagcaaaaacctGGCGTAATTTAAATATCCAGTAATAGCATATTGGTTGAATAATTACCTTAGCTAGTTTCACTTTCTAGTTTGAGTTACCTGTGTGGTCAACCCCTGAGTCAGGAAGCAGACAACACTTCTGATGTAAATCAGGTTAACAGCAGCCCACCTAATTCTACATCACAAAACCTAGGTCATTCccttcacttcatctcatcacataggcatttcaTCAgttcacatcatcacaagaagtacagtacaataagacaTTTTGAAAGACCACCTTGACATAACTTTCATTACAATATGTTATAAAAGTTctattattgtttatttctcaCTGTGCTTCATTATAAATTTAAAGTATCATAGGTCTGTATATACaggaaaaaatacagtatatatagGGTTCAATACTATTCAGGGTTTCAGGAATCCAGTGGAGGCTTGGATGGTTAAGAAGGGACTACTGTACCTAACATTCAGTTATGGAATATGTTATTAATCCAATTTATTACTCttaagactatttaaaaatagaaaagctcaTAGAGTAAAGGGAACAGGAGGACAATGTgacagtaaattttaaaatacaagaaaggGGGATGTCAGCGGtccagtgtctgcctttggtcagggtgtgatcctggagctccgggatagagtcccatattgggctccctgcatgagccttcttctcccttgacctgtgtctccgcctctgtctctcatgaataaataaaaaaaaatcttaaaaatcttaaaaaaaagagagagagaaaagtttcTTTCCATTTGGAAACACACGAATATGTTTAGTGATTATCTGAGCAGTAAAACAGAGATGGTATTTGTTGTctttcccaaatttttaaaaatgtgcttttataatcagaaaaatgttaaaataaaaaacaaggggGGAGAAGTCTATTTATATGGCTTAAAATCCATACTGTCTGTGCAAATCTATTTCTATTAACCCTGAATATTACCAGCTTTTGTGTAAAGTATACTTACTGAGTTCAAAGGCCCAACTACCTATAATTGGGAACTCTTTTACAcagcacttaattttttaaaatgtaaaccttTTATAATTACATCATGTTTGGTTACCTCAGTAAACAAGTTAGCAAAATTAATATAATCTTTTCAGGAAAATTAAAGGTCGTTATTCtgatatatttattgtattagaTTGTAAAACAGTGACACCTTCTAGAGTTATTTTTGGACATGAAGTTTATCTTCTCCTTTAGCTCAACTTTCCAGGACTGCTGCTTCAGGGATGGTACTTTCCTACTTCAATATTAGCGTATAGGGCCACCTTACTCAAAACATTAACAACATTGCctaggagcttttttttttttcaaagattttatttattcatgagacacacagaggcagagacataggcagaagaaggctccctatgggaagcctaatgagaggacttgatcccaggaccccaggatcatgacctgagtcaagggcagatgctcaaccaccgagccacccaggtgccccgcctaGAAGCTTTTTAGATATACAAAAGCTCAGGACCCACTCTTATCCAATGGAATCAGAATCTGCGTTTTAAAAAGATCTCCAAGTAACTTGTTAAATTAAcacattaaattttgagaaacactgctctagGTTACAAAGAAGTAATCCCTTTTGTCTTTATACCTATGTGAAGCTTGGTTTTGTAGTGCTCTAGTTGAAACCAAGTGTTTTTCCACACCGCCCTTATATATCCATTACTTCCATCATGCCCTGTGCACAGTTTTGTGGGTCTACAGATTAGTAGAAGCTACACGGGAAATGAGATAATCAAATCCTATTTGTAAAATTCAAGTATtttggaatgcctgagtggctcactggttgggcacctggctttggctcagggcatgatcctggattcccaggttcgagtcccgcatcgggctccttgcacggagcctgcttctctctctgcctgtgtctctcatgaataaataaaaaaaaaaaaacttaaaaaaaaaatcaagtatttccATGCGGAAACCCTCTCACATGGAAGAGATAAAACAGCTGATATTTAAGCTCCAGGGCTTCAGGTACTTCTGAAGTTCTTTAATGTACAGGTTCTTAAAAATCTGATTGTCTGCTGATAGTATTTATAGGGTATAACTgtaatgtgattttattaatatgcCACAATTTATACACCCACCTGATTTCTGCCCTCTTCAAAGCAGTCACCCTGGAAAAGAGAATACACGCAATTTCCTTTGTATAAAAACTATCACTTTTCTTTCAGAACTATtaggaaagataaaatataggaaactCCTTATTACTCTTTAGCCATATCTAAAgtctaaacaaaaataattactgatttAATCACTTCTTCAATTAACATCAGTAATTCAGAACTATCTAGTAACTCACTATTTGAGTAATTTCCACAAATTGAATACACTAAGTCTGCAAAGACTTATCACCCTAGTGGACATCCATAGGTATTTAAAgccacttttaaaaagttacagaaaagggggcacctgggtgattcagttggttaaggggccaactcttgattttggttcaggtcataagattgagtcctgcatcaggctccaccctgggtgCGAACCCTGCTTATGATTTTTTCTTCTCCCACTGCAAcccccctccacaccccccaaccccaaccaCCACCCAGCTTGAGCACacgcattctctctcaaaaaaaaaagttacaaagataAAAGGTTTGAAATAAACATCATCTCCTTTAAAGAGAATATTCATTTAGATATATAATCTGGCAGAtctcttatttaaaaagtcacagtACTTCGTATTTGGCATATACtctaaattttttcatttataatacatAAATTAAGTAAATGACAAAGCAGAGAAGCaaatttcagctttaaaaaaataaaaaacacacagcacacttcaaaaatatactttaattccAAAAGAGGTTAGTCTAGAACAGCCAgtatcattttctatttctatgagtaaagcagtgaaagaaacaatttgCTATAATAAACACtgctttttacatttcttttttttttcctctttttacatttctttaacaagtttccttatttgtatacATACTATACATAATGCTACCTTAGACTTAAGAGTCCTAACaggatttaaacatatttttgcaTCTACTATTTTACACCTAAAAGAGTAAAGACCACATCTGAACATAGAATAGCCTCATATCTTAAACCTAAGTTTAATAATTAGTGTCCTCCAGAGAAGGAAACTTTCATACATGATTAATGACTCAAttccatcaaaagaaaaaaaaaaaagacttcagcaaatgtgaaaaaagaaaatcctgttgTTAATTCATgatatgagggaaaaaaagagctaaTTCATTCTTCTACAGAAAAAGAGGATTTAGAGAACAATTCTGATAGCATTTCACATGGTAAAGTATCAAAAGTCTAATAACCAGTCCCCTTGCTCAAGACAAAATGATTTCAGGATGCTCCTCTTCTGAGTTGCTCAATAAccccaagtgatttttaaattgggAGGCAGATTACTGGCAATCAGTTCATCAAATTTAGATCTATCATGAATAGGCACATTATAGAAATCAAGAACATCTCTGACCCTGCACATCTGGTGAAGCCTGGAGTTGGGCACTGCATGGCCCAAGTCATCAGCTAAACGTGACAACAACCCGAATTTCAGATGACCATCTTCCAGGGGCACGTCCTGCCAACTGCTAGGAACAGATGAGCCAAAAATTTCTCTGACACAAGATTCCACACGACTCTGGAGATCTTCAGGTGGTATGTATGTTCGGCTTCGTAAGGGTGGACACACCAAAATAGGTTTTTCCTTCACCTCTTCTACTGTCTCAGGCACCAAtggcttcttctcttttctggaatGATCAAAAACAAATATGTGACTCTTTGGT
Above is a window of Canis lupus baileyi chromosome 10, mCanLup2.hap1, whole genome shotgun sequence DNA encoding:
- the MRPL50 gene encoding large ribosomal subunit protein mL50, with the translated sequence MAALSASGVTRRGLAWVVLGAPRREFWSRFRKEKKPLVPETVEEVKEKPILVCPPLRSRTYIPPEDLQSRVESCVREIFGSSVPSSWQDVPLEDGHLKFGLLSRLADDLGHAVPNSRLHQMCRVRDVLDFYNVPIHDRSKFDELIASNLPPNLKITWGY